From the Streptomyces sp. Tu 2975 genome, one window contains:
- a CDS encoding prolyl oligopeptidase family serine peptidase: protein MSDATTTPDMPVSPPVPDWEKRFRAPRVSLPDWAEDAPDRSLFVSNATGTYELYAWDRSTGEQRQVTDRPNGTTDGILTPDGEAVWWFSDTDGDEFGIWMRQPFHGGDDVPAAPGLEPSYPAGLAIGRDGTTAVVGRSTDEDGTTIHVVREGSAPVEIYRHRESAGVGDLSHDGSLLAIEHTEHGDAMHSALRVTRLDGSTVAELDDTRGGTAELGLEVLGFAPVDGDSRLLVGHQRRGRWEPMIWDIASGEETELGIELPGDVNAEWYPDGSALLIAHSFEARGELWRYDLATRALTQIETPSGSVSGATARPDRTVEYLWSSAAQPPSVRSTTGGVVLDPPGMKAPASVPVEDVWVEGPGGRIHALVQKPAGTEGPLPTVFEIHGGPTWHDSDAFAAGPAAWIDHGYAVVRVNYRGSTGYGREWTDALKHRVGLIELEDITAVREWAVGSGLADPAQLVLAGGSWGGYLTLLGLGTQPEAWAVGLAAVPVADFVTSYHDEMENLKALDRTLFGGSPEEVPERYEASSPLTYVDAVRAPVYISAGVNDPRCPIRQIDNYVDRLAARGAVHEVYRYDAGHGSLVVEERIKQVRLEIDFAERYLKGASTQR, encoded by the coding sequence ATGAGCGACGCAACCACCACGCCCGACATGCCCGTCAGCCCTCCCGTGCCCGACTGGGAGAAGCGGTTCCGGGCGCCGCGCGTCTCACTGCCCGACTGGGCGGAGGACGCACCCGACCGTTCCCTCTTCGTCTCGAACGCGACGGGGACATACGAGCTGTACGCCTGGGACCGGTCGACGGGCGAGCAGCGCCAGGTCACCGACCGGCCGAACGGCACGACGGACGGGATACTCACCCCGGACGGCGAGGCCGTGTGGTGGTTCTCCGACACCGACGGCGACGAGTTCGGTATCTGGATGAGGCAGCCCTTCCACGGCGGGGACGACGTACCCGCCGCACCCGGCCTCGAGCCCTCCTACCCGGCGGGTCTCGCCATCGGCCGGGACGGCACCACCGCGGTCGTCGGCCGCTCCACCGACGAGGACGGCACGACGATCCATGTCGTACGGGAGGGCTCGGCACCCGTCGAGATCTACCGGCACCGTGAGTCGGCGGGGGTGGGCGATCTCTCGCACGACGGGTCGCTGCTGGCGATCGAGCACACCGAACACGGCGACGCCATGCACTCCGCGCTGCGCGTGACCCGCCTCGACGGCAGCACGGTCGCCGAGCTGGACGACACCCGCGGCGGCACGGCGGAGCTGGGCCTCGAGGTCCTCGGCTTCGCACCGGTCGACGGCGACAGCAGGCTGCTCGTCGGGCACCAGCGGCGCGGCCGGTGGGAGCCGATGATCTGGGACATCGCCTCCGGCGAGGAGACCGAGCTCGGCATCGAGCTGCCGGGCGATGTGAACGCCGAGTGGTATCCGGACGGTTCCGCACTGCTGATCGCGCACAGCTTCGAGGCACGCGGCGAGCTGTGGCGCTACGACCTGGCGACGCGCGCGCTGACGCAGATCGAGACCCCGTCCGGTTCGGTCTCCGGCGCGACGGCCAGGCCGGACCGCACGGTGGAGTACCTGTGGTCGTCGGCGGCCCAGCCGCCGAGTGTCCGCTCGACCACCGGCGGCGTGGTCCTCGACCCCCCTGGCATGAAGGCGCCCGCGTCTGTGCCGGTCGAGGACGTCTGGGTCGAAGGTCCCGGCGGCCGTATCCACGCCCTGGTGCAGAAGCCGGCCGGTACGGAGGGCCCGCTGCCCACCGTCTTCGAGATCCACGGCGGCCCCACCTGGCACGACAGCGACGCGTTCGCGGCGGGCCCCGCCGCCTGGATCGACCACGGCTACGCGGTCGTCCGTGTGAACTACCGCGGCTCCACGGGCTACGGCCGCGAGTGGACGGACGCGCTGAAGCACCGTGTCGGTCTGATCGAACTGGAGGACATCACCGCGGTCCGCGAGTGGGCGGTCGGCTCGGGCCTCGCCGACCCGGCGCAGCTCGTCCTGGCGGGCGGCTCATGGGGCGGCTACCTCACCCTGCTGGGCCTCGGCACTCAGCCGGAGGCATGGGCGGTCGGCCTGGCGGCGGTCCCGGTCGCCGACTTCGTCACCTCGTACCACGACGAGATGGAGAACCTGAAGGCGCTGGACCGCACGCTGTTCGGCGGCAGCCCGGAAGAGGTGCCGGAGCGTTACGAGGCCTCGTCACCGCTGACGTATGTGGACGCGGTCCGTGCCCCGGTATACATCTCCGCCGGCGTCAACGACCCGCGGTGCCCGATACGGCAGATCGACAACTACGTGGACAGGCTCGCGGCCCGCGGTGCGGTCCACGAGGTGTACCGGTACGACGCGGGGCACGGCTCACTCGTGGTGGAGGAGCGGATCAAGCAGGTGCGGCTGGAGATCGACTTCGCGGAGAGGTATCTGAAGGGGGCGTCGACACAGCGGTGA
- a CDS encoding SURF1 family protein has product MYRFLLTPRWWGINVFVLLAIPFCIFMGSWQLGRFEDRVDSHREAERRPGTDQQQAAPLDELLPVDKETSGRLATASGRYGEQFLVPGRELDGRRGSYVLTLLETETGRMLPVVRGWMPEGGRAPAAPAGEVTVMGALQASESTGSDGVHAAGGLPAGQLGMISAASLVNLVPDDVYDAWVTLSTADTGLTAVPASAPENSGLDLKAFQNLGYTGEWFVFAGFVLFMWFRLVRREAEAARDRALGLDPETAV; this is encoded by the coding sequence GTGTACCGATTCCTGCTGACGCCCCGCTGGTGGGGGATCAACGTCTTCGTCCTGCTGGCGATCCCGTTCTGCATCTTCATGGGCTCGTGGCAGCTGGGCAGGTTCGAGGACCGCGTCGACTCTCATCGTGAGGCGGAGCGCAGGCCGGGCACGGACCAGCAGCAGGCAGCGCCGCTCGACGAGCTGCTGCCCGTCGACAAGGAGACGTCGGGCCGGCTGGCCACGGCGTCGGGCCGGTACGGCGAGCAGTTCCTCGTCCCCGGGCGTGAACTCGACGGCAGGCGTGGCTCGTACGTGCTGACGCTGCTGGAGACGGAGACCGGCCGCATGCTGCCGGTGGTCCGCGGCTGGATGCCCGAGGGTGGCCGGGCCCCGGCCGCTCCGGCGGGCGAGGTCACGGTCATGGGAGCGCTTCAGGCCTCCGAGTCGACGGGCAGCGACGGGGTGCACGCGGCCGGCGGTCTGCCGGCCGGGCAGCTCGGCATGATCAGCGCGGCGTCACTGGTGAACCTGGTGCCGGACGACGTGTACGACGCGTGGGTCACGCTGTCGACGGCGGACACCGGCCTGACGGCCGTGCCGGCGTCGGCACCGGAGAACAGCGGCCTGGACCTCAAGGCCTTCCAGAACCTGGGCTACACGGGCGAGTGGTTCGTCTTCGCGGGCTTCGTGCTCTTCATGTGGTTCCGCCTCGTCCGCCGCGAGGCGGAGGCGGCGCGGGACCGGGCGCTCGGTCTGGACCCCGAGACCGCCGTCTGA
- a CDS encoding SigE family RNA polymerase sigma factor, whose translation MAEVLDIARVPVRGAAVRPLRRPRPAGGMPVIAPMPASRTSRVPSQRQGADDAMATGTTVDHLTETYRAHYRSLLGLAALLLDDTASCEDVVQEAFIRVHSARNRVRDPEKTLAYLRQTVVNLSRSALRRRILGLKLLSKPMPDMASAEEGAYDQLERDALIKAMRGLQRRQREVLVLRYFADMTEAQVAETLGVSLGSVKAYGSRGIAALRVAMEATK comes from the coding sequence GTGGCAGAGGTTCTCGACATCGCAAGGGTCCCGGTACGAGGCGCAGCAGTGCGCCCGCTCCGCCGACCCCGCCCGGCCGGCGGCATGCCGGTGATCGCTCCTATGCCCGCTTCGCGGACGTCCCGCGTCCCTTCCCAGCGGCAGGGCGCTGACGACGCCATGGCCACGGGCACCACCGTCGACCACCTCACCGAGACCTACCGCGCCCACTACCGGTCGCTGCTGGGTCTCGCCGCGCTGCTCCTCGACGACACCGCCTCCTGCGAGGACGTGGTCCAGGAGGCCTTCATCCGGGTCCACTCGGCGCGCAACCGCGTGCGTGACCCGGAGAAGACGCTCGCCTACCTGCGGCAGACCGTGGTCAACCTCTCGCGCTCCGCGCTCCGCAGGCGCATCCTCGGCCTCAAGCTGCTCTCGAAGCCCATGCCCGACATGGCGAGCGCCGAGGAAGGCGCTTACGACCAACTGGAGCGGGACGCGCTCATCAAGGCGATGCGCGGGCTTCAGCGGCGGCAGCGCGAGGTACTGGTGCTGCGATACTTCGCGGACATGACCGAGGCACAGGTGGCCGAGACCCTCGGGGTCTCGCTCGGCTCGGTGAAGGCGTACGGCTCACGCGGTATCGCGGCGCTGCGCGTCGCCATGGAGGCCACCAAATGA
- a CDS encoding aspartate kinase: protein MGLVVQKYGGSSVADAEGIKRVAKRIVDAKKNGHQVVVVVSAMGDTTDELIDLAEQVSPIPAGREFDMLLTAGERISMALLAMAIKNLGHEAQSFTGSQAGVITDSVHNKARIIDVTPGRIRTALDEGNIAIVAGFQGVSQDKKDITTLGRGGSDTTAVALAAALDAEVCEIYTDVDGVFTADPRVVKKARKIDWISSEDMLELAASGSKVLLHRCVEYARRYNIPIHVRSSFSGLRGTWVSNEPQGDQKVEHAIISGVAHDVSEAKITVVGVPDKPGEAAAIFRTIANAEINIDMVVQNVSAATTALTDISFTLPKTDGRKAMDALEKAKSSIGFDSLRYDDQIGKISLVGAGMKTNPGVTASFFEALSDAGVNIELISTSEIRISVVTRADDVNEAVRAVHSAFGLDSDSDEAVVYGGTGR, encoded by the coding sequence GTGGGCCTTGTCGTGCAGAAGTACGGAGGCTCCTCCGTAGCCGATGCCGAAGGCATCAAGCGGGTCGCCAAGCGAATCGTCGATGCCAAGAAGAACGGCCACCAGGTGGTCGTCGTGGTGTCGGCGATGGGTGACACGACGGACGAGCTGATCGATCTCGCCGAGCAGGTATCCCCGATTCCTGCCGGGCGTGAGTTCGACATGCTGCTGACCGCAGGAGAGCGGATCTCCATGGCCCTGCTGGCCATGGCGATCAAAAACCTGGGCCACGAGGCCCAGTCGTTCACCGGCAGCCAGGCCGGCGTCATCACCGACTCGGTCCACAACAAAGCGCGCATCATCGATGTGACGCCGGGCCGGATCCGCACGGCGCTCGACGAGGGCAACATCGCCATCGTCGCCGGCTTCCAGGGTGTGTCCCAGGACAAGAAGGACATCACCACGCTCGGCCGGGGCGGGTCGGACACGACCGCCGTCGCCCTCGCCGCCGCTCTGGACGCAGAGGTCTGCGAGATCTACACCGACGTCGACGGTGTCTTCACCGCCGACCCGCGGGTCGTGAAGAAGGCCCGGAAGATCGACTGGATCTCCTCGGAGGACATGCTGGAGCTTGCCGCCTCCGGCTCCAAGGTGCTCCTGCACCGGTGCGTCGAGTACGCACGCCGATACAACATCCCGATCCACGTCCGCTCGTCCTTCTCGGGACTGCGGGGCACCTGGGTCAGCAACGAACCGCAAGGGGATCAGAAGGTGGAGCACGCCATCATCTCCGGAGTCGCCCACGACGTCTCCGAGGCGAAGATCACGGTCGTCGGGGTGCCGGACAAGCCGGGCGAGGCCGCGGCCATCTTCCGCACGATCGCGAACGCCGAGATCAACATCGACATGGTCGTCCAGAACGTCTCCGCGGCCACCACCGCGCTGACGGACATCTCCTTCACCCTCCCCAAGACGGACGGCCGCAAGGCCATGGACGCCCTGGAGAAGGCGAAGAGCTCGATCGGCTTCGACTCGCTGCGCTACGACGACCAGATCGGCAAGATCTCCCTGGTCGGCGCCGGTATGAAGACCAACCCGGGCGTCACCGCCTCGTTCTTCGAGGCGCTGTCGGACGCGGGCGTGAACATCGAGCTGATCTCGACGTCCGAGATCCGTATCTCGGTGGTCACCCGCGCCGACGACGTCAACGAGGCCGTCCGCGCCGTGCACAGCGCCTTCGGGCTCGACTCCGACTCCGACGAGGCGGTCGTCTACGGCGGCACCGGGCGATGA
- a CDS encoding DNA repair ATPase has protein sequence MTTHTTEEPHAGSLDSGTYEVLRDRLGAQAAELARRAEDLNTRRIDTFGSMELRLTGTEHLRTESNSVPRDIVAVGDRLLLGHNVSPGLRARTTVGDVLAVHDRELNRLAEDAVPGLLDDPAFRGEFDALHRYYQGARLLRLRRVDGRLLAVFRTGDKADDIRVLRWELTPDGGARFLDARGERDHVLPPSHDFEWTAATRDDHVLGRHPHVSVGGEVFVSTVGGFLTVKTEDDTETADGIHAEPVVEPLQSLGDADIEHARVGPLVLLRIRPYKEEAYRHLVHNTVTGTVVRLDGIGQACRRLPEDQGIVFPGGYYLTASGTARTFDIDAGLIGALEFERTVRSPNGEDVMFAFHARVEGRSLLLPYNVIRKAVATPLLCQGYAVFEDGTLLVLRADGEEPGRVHPTQRWQSPFVSDTYAAARPAGEGPLAVVGNADLVRGISDCLSLARAVAENQDSPTTGVYEALFAACGRAVDAYHWLTDPELGDLGTPLAGMLATAGQIVSEYETVRDLTAQAARALDEAATRIAGQVRRLRGGTPRSAGEWVEGLTGLRRAQGELVTLKEMRYADNGRIDALAADTDADIASFAQRAVAFFGREDAFAGHHLEIEQLTADAEAIGTVAEAAPVGERLDAQAEGLRTVTDVVAGLDIGDAVVRTSVLERIAEVLGGVNRARATLDGRRKELLAREGKAEFAAELALLGQAVTGALAVASDPQACDEQLAALLLRLENLESQFAESDDFLAQLGAKRSEVYEAFASRRQTLQDARARRAERLAGSAERVLETISRRLATLGDTDGINTYFASDPMVAKVRRTADGLRELGDGARAEELEGRLKAARQEAARALRDRTDLYADGGSAIRLGRHRFAVNTQPFELTLVPQGDGLAFALTGTDYRSPVTDAAAPGFAGTRPYWEQTLPSESASMYRAEHLAARLLDEHGAEALAGADLPGLVRKAAEASYDEGYERGVHDHDATLILGALLRLHERAGLLRHPPAARATAQLFWAHGTDESRRTGWTRRAVSLARARETFGLAPAIGAFRAEMAREMGDALAAEYLFEELTCGPDGFVTSASARTLLEKFRRTVGTSAYEEDVAALGDDLPARRQVVENWLGAYTEATGADTTDLAEAVAVELCPDLPRYECAAQLTERVEGLLGSHPRVERRSMTVRIDELLPRARRFRAEVAPGFRAYQQRRTALAAAERDALRLDEHRPRVMPAFVRNRLIDEVYLPLIGDNLAKQLGTADESRRTDSNGLLLLVSPPGYGKTTLMEYVADRLGLLLVKVNGPALGHAVTSLDPEEAPNATARQEVQKINFALEAGSNVLLYLDDIQHTSPELLQKFISLCDAQRRMEGVWRGATRTYDLRGKRFAVCMAGNPYTESGQRFRIPDMLANRADVWNLGDVLTGKEDVFALSFVENALTSHPLLAPLAGRDRTELELLVRLASDDATVRADMLGHSYAPAELERILAVLRHLLTARHTVLAVNSAYIASAASSDETRSEPPFRLQGSYRNMNKIVERIDPVMNDVELAAVIEDHYTGESQTLTTGAEAALLKLAELRGTLTGEQEARWEEIRTRYVRAHALGGPDGDPLTRAVAALGLLADRVAAVESAITRAADPRHRLARPQGRHAAPSAVPPGRSPSDSGAVAAE, from the coding sequence ATGACCACGCACACCACCGAAGAGCCGCACGCCGGCAGCCTGGACTCCGGGACGTACGAGGTGCTGCGCGACCGGCTCGGCGCACAGGCCGCGGAGCTCGCCCGACGGGCCGAGGACCTCAACACCCGCCGTATCGACACGTTCGGGTCGATGGAGCTGCGGCTCACCGGCACCGAGCATCTCCGCACCGAGAGCAACAGCGTGCCGCGTGACATCGTCGCCGTCGGCGACCGTCTGCTGCTCGGCCACAACGTGTCGCCGGGGCTGCGGGCGCGGACCACGGTCGGTGACGTCCTCGCCGTCCACGACCGCGAGTTGAACCGGCTCGCTGAGGACGCCGTGCCCGGCCTCCTCGACGATCCGGCCTTCCGCGGCGAGTTCGATGCACTGCACCGCTACTACCAGGGTGCTCGTCTCCTCCGGCTGCGCCGCGTCGACGGCAGGCTGCTGGCCGTCTTCCGGACCGGCGACAAGGCCGACGACATCCGGGTGCTGCGCTGGGAGCTGACGCCGGACGGGGGCGCGCGTTTCCTCGACGCTCGGGGTGAGCGCGACCATGTGCTCCCGCCGTCCCACGACTTCGAGTGGACGGCCGCCACCCGCGACGACCATGTGCTCGGCCGCCATCCGCACGTGTCCGTCGGCGGTGAGGTGTTCGTCTCGACCGTCGGCGGCTTCCTGACGGTGAAGACGGAGGACGACACGGAGACGGCCGATGGCATCCACGCCGAGCCGGTCGTCGAACCGCTCCAGTCCCTCGGGGACGCCGACATCGAGCACGCCCGCGTCGGTCCGCTCGTCCTGCTGCGCATCCGTCCGTACAAGGAGGAGGCGTACCGCCACCTCGTCCACAACACGGTCACGGGGACGGTGGTGCGGCTGGACGGCATCGGGCAGGCGTGCCGCAGGCTGCCCGAGGACCAGGGCATCGTCTTCCCCGGGGGCTACTACCTCACGGCGAGCGGCACAGCGCGGACCTTCGACATCGACGCCGGGCTGATCGGCGCGCTCGAGTTCGAGCGGACGGTACGGTCTCCGAACGGCGAGGACGTGATGTTCGCCTTCCACGCCCGGGTGGAAGGCCGGAGCCTGCTCCTGCCGTACAACGTGATCCGCAAGGCCGTCGCCACTCCACTGCTCTGCCAGGGCTACGCCGTCTTCGAGGACGGCACGCTGCTGGTGCTGCGCGCCGACGGCGAGGAGCCGGGCAGGGTCCACCCGACCCAGCGCTGGCAGTCGCCGTTCGTCTCCGACACCTACGCCGCGGCCCGCCCCGCCGGGGAGGGCCCGTTGGCCGTCGTCGGCAACGCGGACCTGGTGCGCGGCATCTCCGACTGCCTGTCCCTGGCACGCGCCGTCGCAGAGAACCAGGACAGTCCCACCACCGGCGTCTACGAGGCGCTGTTCGCCGCCTGCGGCCGTGCCGTGGACGCGTACCACTGGCTGACCGACCCCGAGCTGGGTGACCTCGGTACCCCGCTGGCCGGGATGCTGGCGACGGCCGGGCAGATCGTCTCCGAGTACGAGACCGTGCGGGACCTGACGGCGCAGGCCGCCCGCGCGCTGGACGAGGCGGCGACGCGGATCGCCGGACAGGTGCGCCGACTGCGGGGCGGGACGCCGCGCAGCGCGGGCGAATGGGTCGAGGGGCTGACCGGGCTGCGCCGCGCGCAGGGCGAGCTGGTCACGCTCAAGGAGATGCGGTACGCCGACAACGGCCGTATCGACGCTCTCGCCGCGGACACCGACGCCGACATCGCCTCCTTCGCGCAGCGGGCTGTGGCGTTCTTCGGGCGCGAGGACGCCTTCGCGGGACACCACCTCGAGATCGAGCAGCTGACGGCGGACGCGGAGGCGATCGGAACCGTCGCGGAGGCCGCACCGGTCGGCGAGCGGCTCGACGCGCAGGCGGAGGGCCTGCGTACGGTCACCGACGTGGTCGCGGGTCTGGACATCGGTGACGCGGTCGTCCGTACCTCGGTCCTGGAGCGGATCGCGGAGGTGCTCGGCGGTGTCAACCGGGCCCGGGCGACGCTGGACGGACGCCGCAAGGAACTCCTCGCCCGGGAGGGAAAGGCCGAGTTCGCCGCGGAACTTGCCCTGCTGGGGCAGGCGGTGACGGGTGCGCTCGCCGTCGCCTCCGACCCACAGGCATGCGACGAGCAACTCGCCGCGCTGCTGCTGCGGCTGGAGAACCTGGAGTCGCAGTTCGCCGAGTCCGACGACTTCCTGGCGCAGCTGGGCGCGAAGCGGAGCGAGGTGTACGAAGCGTTCGCGTCCCGGCGACAGACCCTTCAGGACGCGCGCGCCCGCCGTGCCGAGCGGCTGGCGGGGTCGGCGGAACGCGTCCTGGAGACGATCTCCCGGCGCCTCGCGACCCTCGGCGACACCGACGGGATCAACACCTACTTCGCGTCCGACCCGATGGTCGCCAAGGTCCGCCGCACCGCGGACGGGCTGCGTGAACTGGGGGACGGCGCACGGGCGGAGGAGCTGGAAGGGCGTCTGAAGGCCGCACGCCAGGAGGCGGCACGGGCCCTGCGCGACCGGACCGACCTGTACGCGGACGGCGGCTCCGCGATCCGGCTCGGCCGCCACCGGTTCGCGGTGAACACCCAGCCGTTCGAGCTGACGCTCGTGCCGCAGGGCGACGGCCTCGCGTTCGCGCTCACCGGCACGGACTACCGTTCGCCGGTCACCGACGCGGCAGCTCCCGGCTTCGCGGGCACCCGCCCCTACTGGGAGCAGACGCTGCCCTCGGAGAGCGCGTCGATGTACCGCGCCGAGCACCTGGCCGCCCGGCTGCTCGACGAGCACGGCGCCGAGGCCCTGGCAGGCGCCGACCTCCCCGGCCTCGTGCGGAAGGCGGCGGAGGCCTCCTACGACGAGGGCTACGAGCGCGGTGTGCACGACCACGACGCGACCCTGATCCTCGGCGCGCTGCTGCGGCTCCATGAGCGGGCCGGGCTGCTGCGCCACCCGCCGGCGGCGCGGGCCACGGCGCAGCTGTTCTGGGCGCACGGCACCGACGAGTCCCGGCGCACCGGGTGGACGCGTCGGGCGGTGTCGCTGGCGCGGGCCCGCGAGACGTTCGGTCTGGCGCCGGCGATAGGCGCGTTCCGGGCCGAGATGGCGCGGGAGATGGGGGACGCGCTCGCCGCGGAGTACCTCTTCGAGGAGCTGACGTGCGGCCCTGACGGCTTTGTGACGAGCGCCTCCGCGCGCACGTTGCTGGAGAAGTTCCGCCGCACGGTGGGCACTTCCGCGTACGAGGAGGACGTCGCCGCTCTCGGCGACGACCTCCCGGCCCGGCGGCAGGTCGTCGAGAACTGGCTGGGCGCCTACACCGAGGCGACCGGCGCCGACACCACCGACCTCGCGGAGGCCGTCGCGGTCGAGCTCTGCCCGGACCTCCCCCGGTACGAGTGCGCGGCGCAGCTCACCGAGCGGGTCGAGGGACTGCTCGGCAGCCATCCGCGCGTCGAGCGCCGGTCGATGACCGTACGGATCGACGAACTGCTGCCCCGTGCCCGGCGCTTCCGCGCGGAGGTGGCTCCGGGGTTCCGCGCGTACCAGCAGCGCAGGACCGCCTTGGCGGCCGCCGAGCGGGACGCGCTGCGGCTCGACGAGCACCGGCCGCGCGTGATGCCGGCGTTCGTACGCAACCGCCTCATCGACGAGGTCTACCTGCCGCTGATCGGCGACAACCTGGCCAAGCAGCTCGGCACGGCCGACGAGTCCCGGCGCACGGACAGCAACGGGCTGCTCCTGCTGGTCTCCCCTCCCGGCTACGGCAAGACGACGCTCATGGAGTACGTCGCCGACAGGCTCGGCCTTCTCCTGGTCAAGGTCAACGGCCCCGCGCTGGGCCATGCGGTGACTTCGCTGGATCCCGAGGAGGCGCCGAACGCGACGGCCCGCCAGGAGGTCCAGAAGATCAACTTTGCGTTGGAGGCGGGCAGCAACGTCCTGTTGTACCTGGACGACATCCAGCACACCTCGCCCGAGCTGTTGCAGAAGTTCATCTCCCTGTGCGACGCGCAGCGCCGCATGGAGGGCGTGTGGCGGGGCGCGACCCGCACCTACGACCTGCGCGGGAAGCGCTTCGCGGTGTGCATGGCGGGCAATCCGTACACCGAGTCGGGGCAGCGGTTCCGGATCCCGGACATGCTCGCGAACCGTGCCGACGTGTGGAATCTCGGTGACGTGCTGACGGGCAAGGAGGACGTGTTCGCGCTGAGCTTCGTCGAGAACGCGCTCACCTCCCACCCGCTGCTCGCGCCCTTGGCGGGCCGCGACCGGACCGAACTGGAGCTGCTGGTCCGCCTCGCGTCCGACGACGCGACCGTGCGGGCCGACATGCTCGGCCATTCCTACGCACCGGCCGAGCTGGAACGGATCCTGGCGGTCCTGCGGCATCTGCTGACCGCCCGGCACACGGTCCTCGCCGTGAACTCCGCGTACATCGCGTCGGCGGCGAGCAGTGACGAGACCCGCTCGGAACCGCCGTTCCGGCTCCAGGGCTCCTACCGCAACATGAACAAGATCGTGGAGCGGATCGACCCGGTGATGAACGACGTTGAACTGGCGGCCGTGATCGAGGACCACTACACGGGCGAGTCCCAGACGCTGACGACGGGGGCCGAAGCCGCCCTGCTCAAGCTGGCGGAGCTGCGAGGGACGCTGACCGGGGAACAGGAAGCGCGCTGGGAGGAAATCAGGACGCGGTACGTGCGCGCCCATGCCCTCGGCGGACCGGACGGCGACCCTCTCACCCGTGCCGTCGCCGCTCTCGGGCTGCTCGCCGACCGGGTGGCGGCGGTCGAGTCAGCGATCACGCGGGCCGCCGACCCGCGCCACCGCCTGGCGCGTCCGCAGGGACGCCATGCGGCTCCCTCGGCGGTGCCGCCGGGGCGGTCGCCGTCCGACAGCGGGGCGGTGGCAGCCGAGTGA
- a CDS encoding aspartate-semialdehyde dehydrogenase, which yields MNRKPALAVVGATGAVGAVMLEILSQHADVWGEIRLAASPRSAGRKLAVRGEQCEVLALEESVFDGVDVALFLVPGEVSERWAPVAVAKGAVVVDASPAFRADPDVPLVVPEVNPHAVRVRPRGIVAGPHDTTLAMIPAVGALHAEFGLRELVVSSYQAVSGAGRDAVAVLRKQLTMVAGTELGTGPGDVRRAVGDDLGPFPAPLALNVVPWTGTLADDGWSSEELGLRAETRKILDLPGLKVAATCVRVPVLTTHSLSVHARFENEITVERAHEVLATSPGVVLYDNPEAGDFPTPADVVGTDPTWVGRVRRSPDDPCGLEMFVCGDNLRKGAALNSAQIAEAVAAEYGSGTGGGRSAGTIS from the coding sequence ATGAACCGCAAGCCGGCGCTCGCGGTCGTCGGTGCGACCGGAGCAGTCGGCGCGGTGATGCTCGAGATCCTGTCCCAGCACGCGGATGTCTGGGGCGAGATCCGACTCGCCGCCTCCCCGCGCTCGGCCGGCCGGAAACTGGCCGTGCGCGGGGAGCAGTGCGAGGTCCTGGCGCTCGAAGAGAGCGTCTTCGACGGCGTCGACGTCGCGCTCTTCCTGGTACCCGGCGAGGTGTCGGAGCGCTGGGCACCCGTCGCCGTCGCCAAGGGCGCGGTCGTCGTGGACGCGTCGCCGGCCTTCCGGGCCGACCCGGACGTCCCGCTCGTCGTTCCCGAGGTCAACCCGCACGCCGTACGGGTGCGCCCGCGCGGCATCGTCGCCGGCCCGCACGACACCACGCTCGCCATGATCCCGGCCGTCGGCGCGCTGCACGCCGAGTTCGGGCTGCGGGAACTGGTCGTCTCGTCCTACCAGGCCGTCAGCGGCGCCGGACGTGACGCCGTGGCCGTCCTGCGCAAGCAGCTGACCATGGTCGCCGGCACGGAGCTGGGCACCGGACCCGGAGACGTACGGCGGGCGGTGGGTGACGACCTCGGGCCGTTCCCGGCGCCGCTCGCCCTCAACGTGGTCCCCTGGACGGGCACGCTCGCCGACGACGGCTGGTCCTCCGAAGAGCTCGGGCTGCGGGCGGAGACCCGCAAGATCCTCGATCTGCCGGGGCTGAAGGTCGCGGCCACCTGCGTACGCGTGCCGGTCCTCACCACCCACTCGCTGTCGGTGCACGCCCGTTTCGAGAACGAGATCACCGTGGAGCGGGCGCACGAGGTCCTCGCGACCTCTCCCGGTGTCGTCCTCTACGACAATCCGGAGGCGGGCGACTTCCCCACGCCCGCGGACGTGGTGGGGACGGACCCGACATGGGTGGGGCGGGTGCGGCGGTCGCCGGACGACCCCTGCGGCCTCGAGATGTTCGTGTGCGGTGACAACCTCCGCAAGGGCGCGGCCCTCAACTCGGCGCAGATCGCGGAGGCCGTGGCCGCCGAGTACGGCTCAGGGACGGGCGGCGGCAGGAGCGCCGGGACGATCTCGTAA